A portion of the Oxynema aestuarii AP17 genome contains these proteins:
- the nblB gene encoding phycobilisome degradation protein NblB: MSITPESVKTLLQSEDLGDRIKGVNQLRQLDRATAFDLVQGAIGDRSPRIRYAAVSQMAHLGVENRELSLTVLRDRLLNDSEADVQSAAADALGALQLTEAFDELRHLYETTQEWLLKFSIVAALGELGDDRSFEILEDALKSDEELVKTAAISSLGELGDRRATPLLLPFATDPDWQIRHRLAQALGRLGGDEVRATLETLAEDEVDLVGQTARSYL; the protein is encoded by the coding sequence ATGAGTATTACGCCAGAATCTGTTAAAACCCTGCTCCAATCGGAAGATTTGGGCGATCGCATCAAAGGCGTCAACCAACTGCGCCAACTCGATCGCGCCACCGCCTTCGACCTCGTGCAGGGGGCGATCGGCGATCGCAGTCCCCGCATTCGCTATGCAGCCGTCAGCCAGATGGCCCATCTCGGCGTGGAAAACCGCGAATTGTCGTTAACAGTTTTGCGCGATCGCCTGCTCAACGACTCGGAAGCCGACGTACAATCCGCCGCCGCCGACGCCCTCGGCGCCTTGCAGTTAACCGAAGCTTTCGACGAATTGCGCCACCTCTACGAAACGACGCAAGAATGGTTGCTCAAATTCAGCATCGTCGCCGCCTTGGGGGAATTGGGAGACGATCGCTCCTTCGAGATCCTCGAAGATGCCCTTAAAAGTGACGAAGAATTGGTCAAAACCGCCGCGATCAGCTCCTTGGGCGAACTCGGCGATCGCCGCGCCACCCCGTTACTGCTCCCCTTCGCCACCGATCCGGACTGGCAAATCCGCCACCGTCTCGCTCAAGCCTTGGGCCGACTCGGCGGCGACGAAGTGCGCGCGACTTTAGAAACTCTAGCCGAAGATGAAGTCGATTTAGTCGGACAAACCGCTCGCAGTTATCTCTAG
- a CDS encoding type II toxin-antitoxin system VapC family toxin, translating into MPNKYLLDTNILIYYFNNQPEVQDVFEEIDSRQAEGFYCPITWVELLCYPGLTEEQANEMREFLRLINCVFLTEAVLDTAAIIRRNYRLKLADGIIAACALVTGCILVTRNVDDFKRIDGLSLWNPFDK; encoded by the coding sequence ATGCCGAATAAATACCTTCTCGATACTAACATCCTGATTTATTATTTTAATAATCAGCCCGAAGTTCAGGATGTATTTGAGGAAATTGACAGCCGACAAGCAGAGGGATTTTACTGTCCAATTACTTGGGTTGAATTGCTTTGTTACCCGGGTCTAACCGAAGAGCAAGCCAATGAAATGCGAGAGTTTTTAAGGCTAATTAACTGCGTATTCTTGACGGAAGCGGTTTTAGATACTGCGGCGATAATTAGGCGAAATTATCGCTTAAAACTGGCTGATGGTATCATTGCTGCTTGTGCTTTAGTCACCGGATGTATTTTGGTCACTCGCAACGTTGATGATTTTAAGCGCATTGACGGGTTAAGTTTATGGAATCCATTTGATAAGTAG
- a CDS encoding CBS domain-containing protein, whose translation MPKTVADVMSRNPIAVNPETPLDEAIKILAERRISGLPVVDENGQLVGILSEGDLMWRESGVTPPPYIMLLDSVIYLENPARYQRELHKALGQTVGDVMSKKVLTVSPDKPLNEAARLMHEKGVHRLPVIDDRNEVVGILTRGDVVRVMASGNS comes from the coding sequence ATGCCTAAAACAGTTGCCGATGTCATGAGCCGCAATCCGATCGCGGTCAATCCCGAAACCCCATTAGACGAGGCGATTAAAATCCTCGCCGAGCGCCGGATTAGCGGTCTGCCCGTGGTCGATGAGAACGGTCAGCTCGTCGGGATCCTCTCCGAAGGAGACTTGATGTGGCGCGAAAGTGGCGTCACCCCGCCGCCTTACATCATGTTGCTCGATAGCGTCATTTACCTAGAAAATCCCGCGCGCTACCAGCGCGAACTGCACAAAGCCCTGGGACAAACCGTCGGCGACGTGATGAGTAAAAAGGTATTGACCGTCTCCCCGGACAAACCTTTAAACGAAGCGGCGCGCTTGATGCACGAGAAAGGCGTTCACCGTCTGCCCGTGATCGACGATCGCAACGAAGTCGTCGGGATCCTGACCCGGGGAGATGTGGTCCGGGTGATGGCTTCGGGAAACTCGTAA
- a CDS encoding DUF2203 domain-containing protein: MSSPPDPHRDRPESEEFDEFDRALAEVEQALDRFKQRYSDVRRDREQIEQLKQRREDVRREAKQTPKGDRSHRRELKEELEQIEAAIETLEIHLESQLFSWKTLKEPFWQAVRFGGLGIVVGWILKSCSG, encoded by the coding sequence ATGAGTTCACCGCCCGATCCCCACCGCGATCGCCCCGAATCCGAAGAATTCGACGAGTTCGATCGCGCCTTAGCCGAAGTCGAGCAGGCGCTCGATCGCTTCAAACAGCGCTACAGTGACGTTCGGCGCGATCGCGAGCAAATAGAGCAGTTAAAACAGCGACGGGAAGACGTGCGCCGGGAGGCGAAACAGACGCCGAAAGGCGATCGCTCCCACCGCCGGGAACTCAAAGAAGAGTTAGAACAAATCGAAGCGGCGATCGAAACCTTGGAAATCCACCTCGAAAGTCAACTGTTTTCCTGGAAAACCCTCAAAGAACCGTTTTGGCAGGCAGTACGCTTTGGGGGTCTCGGCATTGTTGTAGGCTGGATCCTGAAATCGTGTAGCGGTTGA
- a CDS encoding alpha/beta fold hydrolase, protein MTETFVRPTDTISGSYWIWRDRPIYWVGAGDPRSDRPPLLLIHGFGASTDHWRKNIAELQKDFQVWAIDLIGFGRSAKPDWVYSADLWRDQLHDFIQTQIGRPVVLAGNSLGGYASLCVAATRPESVAGVILLNSAGPFTATEPVAEPTPRRKLAKTALKWVFQQDWVSFAIFQWTRRRSVIRKTLLKVYLDQTAVTDRLVEEIYRPSCDRGAARVFASVFKTPQGEKVDALLDRMDCPLLTLWGQGDPWMNARDRSARFRQHYPQLSEHFLDAGHCPHDEIPDRVNALMREWILAQVAPKY, encoded by the coding sequence ATGACTGAAACATTTGTGCGTCCCACCGATACGATCTCCGGTAGCTATTGGATCTGGCGCGATCGCCCCATTTACTGGGTCGGCGCGGGGGATCCTCGATCCGATCGCCCCCCCTTACTGCTGATCCACGGCTTCGGCGCCTCCACCGATCACTGGCGTAAAAACATCGCCGAATTGCAAAAAGACTTTCAAGTATGGGCGATCGACCTAATCGGCTTCGGGCGATCGGCCAAACCCGATTGGGTTTACAGCGCCGATCTGTGGCGAGATCAACTCCACGACTTCATCCAAACCCAAATCGGGCGACCCGTCGTCCTCGCAGGCAATTCCTTGGGGGGTTACGCCTCATTATGCGTCGCCGCCACCCGTCCCGAATCCGTAGCGGGGGTCATCTTGCTCAACAGCGCCGGACCGTTCACCGCGACCGAACCCGTCGCCGAACCCACCCCCAGGCGTAAACTGGCAAAAACGGCGCTCAAGTGGGTTTTTCAACAAGATTGGGTGAGTTTTGCCATTTTTCAGTGGACCCGGCGGCGATCGGTCATTCGCAAAACCCTGTTAAAAGTGTATCTCGACCAAACTGCCGTCACCGATCGCCTCGTCGAAGAAATTTACCGTCCCTCCTGCGATCGCGGCGCCGCCCGTGTCTTTGCTTCAGTCTTCAAAACCCCTCAAGGGGAAAAAGTAGATGCCTTACTCGATCGCATGGACTGCCCCCTATTAACCCTGTGGGGTCAAGGGGATCCCTGGATGAACGCCCGCGATCGTAGCGCCCGCTTTCGCCAACACTATCCCCAACTGAGCGAACATTTCCTCGATGCGGGTCACTGTCCCCACGACGAAATCCCCGATCGCGTCAACGCCTTAATGCGCGAGTGGATCCTCGCCCAAGTCGCCCCTAAATACTAA
- a CDS encoding ATP-binding protein: MIAISPRPVGRTWNTISFASTLYLCPILDLLLADIPEQWHAEVRLGLQEALVNAAKHGNQLDPSKRVVVRFTTTGNEYWWAIADQGCGFACPCPCPTAQFDEDIPHEEGECGRGLYILNQIFDRVHWNDDGTELKLCKKFDRRSRLPLVW, translated from the coding sequence GTGATTGCGATCTCACCTCGTCCAGTAGGGCGTACTTGGAATACGATTAGTTTTGCTTCAACCTTATATCTCTGTCCGATTTTGGACCTGCTGTTGGCGGATATTCCCGAACAATGGCACGCCGAAGTCCGACTGGGATTACAAGAAGCGTTAGTTAATGCAGCCAAACATGGCAACCAGCTCGATCCGAGCAAACGGGTAGTCGTCCGGTTTACGACAACGGGAAATGAATATTGGTGGGCGATCGCCGATCAAGGCTGTGGCTTTGCCTGTCCGTGTCCCTGTCCGACGGCTCAATTCGATGAGGACATACCGCATGAAGAAGGAGAATGCGGTCGCGGATTATACATTCTAAATCAAATTTTCGATCGCGTCCATTGGAATGACGATGGAACCGAGTTAAAACTTTGTAAAAAATTCGATCGCCGATCGCGCCTGCCCTTAGTTTGGTAA
- the asnS gene encoding asparagine--tRNA ligase yields the protein MMKRRIAEILRSSQPDETVTVRGWVRTKRELKEFAFIEVNDGSSMANLQVVLDRSLPDYEDLLKPLNTGASVEVTGTVVESPAKGQRIELKASAIALYGESDPETYPLQKKRHSFEFLRTIGHLRSRTNTLGAVFRVRNAASHAIHQFFQERGFLWMHTPIITASDCEGAGEMLAVTSLDLNNVPRSEDGAIDYTNDFFGKPAYLTVSGQLEAEVMAMAFSNVYTFGPTFRAENSNTSRHLAEFWMVEPEMAFCDLTEDMDLAEAFLKYVFKSVLENCPEDMEFFNKRIDDSVLATADNIINNEFERITYTEAIKYLEKASKKFEFPVEWGLDLQSEHERYLAEELFKKPAIVTDYPIEIKAFYMRLNDDNKTVAAMDILAPKIGEIVGGSQREERLDVLERRIREQGLNPENYWWYLDLRRYGTVPHAGFGLGFERLVQFMTGMTNIRDVIPFPRAPLSIDF from the coding sequence ATTATGAAGCGACGGATTGCTGAAATTTTACGCAGTAGCCAACCCGACGAAACCGTTACCGTTCGCGGGTGGGTACGAACCAAACGAGAGTTAAAAGAATTTGCCTTTATCGAGGTTAACGACGGTTCGTCGATGGCGAACTTGCAAGTCGTCCTCGATCGCAGCTTACCGGATTACGAAGACCTCCTCAAACCACTCAATACCGGGGCGTCGGTGGAAGTCACCGGAACCGTGGTGGAATCCCCCGCCAAAGGACAGCGCATCGAACTCAAAGCCAGCGCGATCGCCCTTTACGGCGAATCCGACCCGGAAACCTATCCCTTGCAGAAAAAGCGCCATTCCTTCGAGTTTTTGCGAACCATCGGTCACCTGCGATCGCGCACCAACACCCTCGGCGCCGTCTTCCGGGTTCGCAACGCCGCCTCCCACGCCATCCACCAGTTTTTTCAAGAACGGGGCTTTTTGTGGATGCACACCCCGATTATCACCGCCAGCGACTGCGAAGGGGCCGGAGAAATGCTCGCCGTCACCAGCTTGGACCTCAACAACGTACCGCGAAGTGAGGACGGCGCGATCGATTATACAAACGACTTTTTCGGCAAGCCCGCCTATCTCACCGTGAGCGGCCAACTGGAAGCGGAAGTGATGGCGATGGCCTTCAGCAACGTTTATACCTTCGGGCCGACCTTTCGCGCCGAGAACTCGAACACGTCCCGCCACTTGGCCGAATTTTGGATGGTCGAACCGGAAATGGCCTTTTGCGACCTCACGGAAGATATGGACTTGGCGGAAGCGTTTCTCAAGTATGTTTTTAAATCGGTGTTGGAAAACTGCCCGGAAGATATGGAGTTTTTCAACAAACGCATTGACGATTCGGTGTTAGCCACGGCGGACAATATTATTAACAACGAATTCGAGCGGATTACCTATACCGAGGCGATTAAATATTTAGAAAAAGCCTCGAAAAAATTCGAGTTTCCCGTAGAATGGGGCTTGGATTTGCAGTCGGAACACGAACGCTATCTCGCCGAAGAGTTGTTTAAAAAACCTGCGATCGTCACCGACTATCCCATCGAAATTAAAGCATTTTACATGCGCTTGAACGACGACAACAAAACCGTAGCGGCGATGGATATTTTAGCGCCAAAAATCGGCGAAATTGTCGGCGGTTCCCAACGGGAAGAACGCCTCGACGTGTTAGAACGCCGCATCCGGGAACAAGGGTTAAATCCGGAGAATTATTGGTGGTATTTGGATTTACGCCGTTACGGAACCGTCCCCCACGCCGGGTTTGGTTTGGGGTTTGAACGCTTGGTGCAGTTCATGACCGGAATGACCAATATTAGAGATGTAATTCCCTTCCCCCGCGCCCCTCTGAGTATCGATTTTTAG
- a CDS encoding DUF6439 family protein: MAQNLSAKPLTSDGFQSPLAQKTRDLSTLELAQALAERLALVERDWHKLKSNRAVRAREQVAAALVFLLKDNPEEALARLQQATGWLDRSLSAPPCPTHGDRASKRSS; this comes from the coding sequence ATGGCGCAAAACCTTTCCGCCAAACCCTTGACATCTGACGGATTCCAAAGTCCCCTGGCGCAAAAGACACGAGATCTCAGCACCTTGGAACTTGCGCAAGCCTTAGCCGAACGCCTCGCCCTCGTCGAGCGAGATTGGCACAAACTCAAGTCAAATCGAGCCGTGCGCGCTCGGGAACAAGTGGCGGCGGCCTTGGTCTTCTTGCTCAAAGACAACCCCGAGGAAGCCCTCGCAAGGTTGCAACAGGCGACTGGATGGCTCGATCGCTCGCTTTCGGCTCCTCCTTGTCCGACTCACGGCGATCGCGCGTCCAAACGCTCGTCTTAA
- a CDS encoding (2Fe-2S) ferredoxin domain-containing protein, translating into MFMDKQPPKSPKYRAISICQHDSCRRNGSAAVLKAFETADLPEGVTVNPSGCLGQCSCGPTVKVNPDNVWYCRIKPEQIERIVTEHLQGEEPVEEWLNPRMHMRFSI; encoded by the coding sequence ATGTTTATGGACAAGCAACCGCCGAAATCGCCGAAATATCGAGCGATCTCCATTTGTCAACACGATTCCTGTCGCCGCAACGGCTCCGCAGCCGTTCTCAAAGCCTTTGAAACTGCGGATTTGCCCGAGGGGGTCACTGTCAATCCCAGTGGCTGTTTGGGTCAGTGTAGTTGCGGACCGACGGTGAAGGTCAACCCGGATAATGTTTGGTACTGTCGGATTAAACCGGAGCAGATCGAACGGATCGTCACCGAGCATTTGCAAGGGGAAGAACCTGTCGAGGAGTGGTTAAATCCTCGTATGCACATGAGATTTAGTATTTAG